A single region of the Spirochaetota bacterium genome encodes:
- a CDS encoding glycoside hydrolase family 2 protein: protein MSTISLNGMWEITDEPIDLDITNADAVLAKSDWISSPVPGDIHQGLISAGKITEPLTGVQSRECAWTEERSWWYKRTFDAPNGYADADAVELSMNGLDSNAVIFLNGVIIGRHVNAFRPFVCDVKPVLKPAGNVLLVRLSAGVENITEDDMIGMAIRAGTEAGNGRPERGDARRPFVRKPQYSFGWDWSPRLATTAIAGDVTLQVLKSAALRDIHVRSQRHGDDISVIVDVAVEGMHFYRTLDAELSLFIRGEKSDVKAEKISMKRAVLVHSGNTVITFDVPLKRPKLWWPNGMGEQHLYTVEAALLIGGKKHERMEKCFGVRSIKLLDVNTFAFEVNGVKMFCKGANWIPADAIYARVSDERYHTLVREAAEANFTMLRIWGGGLYEREAFYDECDRAGILVWHDFMFACAPYPDHLEWFRREVELEAKYQIERLRHHPCMAVWSGNNENNWGFCDWWKDRTQSGAYIYNHILPDAVRAYSPDIPYWNGSPYGGADSPNSPSIGDRHHWGDCMMNKDMMKRITPEEYDACTSPFVSEYGYIGACSKRSTEDYLDTNDIDITGDVWKHHTNTFEKDTVLAGIQKHYRDTDGMPLVDYFLYSGLCQGLMYSYSLEAMRFRGNCHGALFWMYEDCWGELGWTIIDYYLRRKISYYFVKRALAHRRLILREEKRVITVVMANDTLEPVKGYIEFGYTTLDGKSISARSKIFIAKASSRTVIASFKRGKEDPKDGVWFARIRGKSEILPATLRAADIREMKLTKPELSVKTVKTAKGIYAVTVTSDVFAHAVHLELPDSAVPDDDYFDLLPGASRTVAVRAKTLAAKDVVVTSAAIR from the coding sequence GTGAGCACTATTTCCTTGAACGGCATGTGGGAGATAACCGACGAGCCGATAGATCTCGATATAACGAACGCGGATGCCGTACTCGCAAAGTCGGATTGGATCTCCTCACCGGTGCCGGGTGACATACATCAGGGACTTATCAGTGCGGGGAAGATAACGGAGCCGCTTACCGGCGTTCAGAGCCGTGAGTGTGCCTGGACCGAGGAACGCTCGTGGTGGTACAAGAGAACATTCGATGCGCCGAACGGATACGCGGATGCGGATGCCGTCGAGCTTTCGATGAACGGTCTCGATTCGAACGCGGTCATTTTCCTCAATGGCGTCATCATCGGCAGGCATGTGAACGCATTTCGCCCTTTTGTATGCGATGTAAAACCCGTGCTTAAGCCTGCGGGAAATGTCCTTCTCGTACGGCTTTCCGCCGGCGTGGAGAATATCACCGAGGACGATATGATCGGGATGGCGATCCGCGCAGGAACGGAAGCCGGCAACGGGCGTCCCGAACGCGGAGATGCGCGGCGTCCCTTCGTACGCAAACCGCAGTACAGTTTCGGCTGGGACTGGAGCCCGCGGCTTGCCACCACCGCCATCGCCGGCGACGTTACGCTCCAGGTATTGAAGTCAGCGGCGCTTCGCGACATACATGTGCGATCACAGCGGCACGGCGACGATATATCGGTTATCGTCGATGTTGCCGTCGAAGGCATGCATTTTTACCGCACGCTCGATGCCGAACTTTCGCTTTTCATTCGCGGCGAAAAAAGCGATGTGAAAGCGGAAAAAATATCGATGAAGCGCGCGGTGCTCGTGCATTCAGGGAACACCGTCATCACGTTCGACGTGCCGCTGAAACGCCCAAAGCTCTGGTGGCCTAACGGTATGGGCGAACAGCACCTCTATACCGTCGAAGCGGCGCTTCTCATCGGCGGAAAAAAGCATGAACGGATGGAAAAGTGCTTCGGCGTTCGATCCATCAAGCTGCTCGACGTGAACACATTCGCATTCGAAGTGAACGGCGTGAAGATGTTCTGCAAGGGTGCGAACTGGATACCGGCGGACGCGATCTACGCCCGCGTGAGCGACGAACGATACCATACGCTCGTACGCGAAGCGGCCGAGGCGAATTTCACCATGCTCCGTATCTGGGGCGGCGGCCTCTACGAGCGCGAAGCATTCTACGACGAATGCGACCGTGCGGGCATTCTCGTCTGGCACGATTTCATGTTCGCCTGCGCGCCGTATCCCGATCATCTCGAATGGTTCCGACGCGAGGTCGAGCTTGAAGCGAAATATCAGATCGAGCGCCTGCGCCATCATCCCTGTATGGCTGTGTGGTCGGGTAACAATGAGAACAACTGGGGGTTCTGCGACTGGTGGAAGGATAGAACACAAAGCGGGGCGTATATCTATAATCACATTCTCCCGGACGCCGTGCGCGCCTATTCCCCCGACATTCCCTACTGGAACGGTTCGCCCTACGGCGGCGCCGATTCGCCCAATTCGCCGAGCATCGGCGACCGCCATCATTGGGGCGATTGCATGATGAACAAGGATATGATGAAGCGTATCACGCCGGAAGAATATGACGCATGCACATCGCCTTTCGTTTCGGAGTACGGATATATCGGCGCGTGCAGCAAACGCTCCACGGAGGACTACCTCGACACGAACGACATCGACATAACGGGCGATGTGTGGAAGCATCACACGAACACGTTCGAGAAGGACACCGTGCTCGCGGGGATACAAAAGCACTATCGCGATACGGACGGCATGCCGCTCGTCGATTACTTTCTCTACAGCGGCCTCTGTCAGGGGCTCATGTATTCCTACTCCCTCGAGGCCATGCGCTTTCGGGGCAACTGTCACGGTGCGCTTTTCTGGATGTACGAGGATTGCTGGGGCGAGCTCGGCTGGACCATCATCGATTATTATCTCAGGCGGAAGATATCGTACTATTTCGTCAAACGCGCACTCGCGCATCGTCGGCTTATCCTCCGTGAAGAAAAGAGGGTTATTACTGTCGTCATGGCGAATGATACCCTGGAACCGGTGAAAGGATATATCGAATTCGGGTACACAACGCTCGACGGCAAAAGTATCTCCGCTCGGTCGAAGATCTTTATCGCGAAGGCATCATCGCGGACGGTCATCGCTTCGTTCAAGCGCGGGAAGGAAGACCCGAAGGACGGGGTCTGGTTCGCGCGCATCAGAGGTAAAAGCGAAATTCTCCCGGCGACGCTCCGTGCCGCGGATATTCGTGAGATGAAGCTCACAAAGCCGGAACTTTCAGTGAAGACGGTTAAAACCGCGAAGGGCATCTATGCGGTCACCGTGACAAGCGATGTGTTCGCGCATGCGGTGCACCTGGAACTTCCCGACAGTGCCGTACCCGATGACGATTATTTCGATCTATTGCCGGGGGCATCACGCACGGTTGCCGTTCGCGCGAAGACATTGGCGGCCAAAGATGTTGTGGTTACGAGCGCGGCAATACGATAG
- a CDS encoding sialidase family protein translates to MSFDITRMEEEIRRTHPDYIVHVPGSLDGSTGDGGNEHFLVFDGPDGSLMAVWTQSTYEGQPDHRIVFSRSTTEGMTWTRPKTIAGPGKDIDPKTGKGMTSWGFPLISKSGRIYVLYNKQIGLVDTHHQFTGVMAGKYSDDNGETWSAEDIVPMPKSKWDDPDPAMPGNWIVWQKPERLSEGKYFAGFTRWLSTKVRKEPPKGHYWAWECVVEFMRFENVDNDPAIRDLKISYFAENDAALRVEYPFDSTMSVVQEPSLVKLPDGRLFCAMRTFTGHPYYAISADAGKTWSKPEVLRYNDESVPMLHPISPSPIYEVEDGVYALFIHNHNGNFGPWTGGDAEKPGDSLWHRRPIWILRGTFMPNAKQPLHFSPPRFLMDNDGVALGFGNGRTDLAMYASCTRRNGNAVLWYPERKFFLLGKKLKGLY, encoded by the coding sequence ATGAGTTTTGATATCACCCGCATGGAAGAAGAGATACGCCGCACACATCCCGATTATATCGTTCATGTACCGGGGAGCCTCGACGGGAGCACCGGTGACGGCGGGAACGAACACTTTCTCGTATTCGACGGCCCCGACGGTTCGCTCATGGCGGTATGGACGCAGAGCACATACGAGGGACAGCCCGATCACCGAATAGTATTTTCGCGGAGCACTACCGAGGGAATGACCTGGACGCGGCCGAAAACGATCGCGGGGCCGGGCAAGGATATCGATCCGAAAACCGGCAAAGGGATGACGAGCTGGGGCTTTCCGCTCATTTCAAAAAGCGGGCGCATCTACGTGCTTTACAACAAGCAGATAGGGCTTGTCGATACGCATCATCAATTCACCGGCGTCATGGCGGGGAAATATTCGGATGATAACGGCGAGACCTGGTCGGCGGAGGATATTGTTCCGATGCCGAAAAGCAAATGGGATGACCCCGACCCCGCGATGCCGGGGAATTGGATAGTGTGGCAGAAGCCCGAGCGGCTTTCCGAGGGAAAATATTTCGCCGGATTCACGCGATGGCTTTCGACGAAAGTACGCAAGGAGCCGCCGAAAGGGCATTACTGGGCATGGGAATGTGTGGTCGAGTTCATGCGCTTTGAGAACGTCGATAATGATCCGGCTATTCGCGATCTGAAGATCAGCTATTTCGCCGAGAACGATGCGGCGCTGCGCGTGGAATATCCTTTCGACAGCACGATGAGCGTTGTACAGGAGCCGTCATTAGTTAAGCTCCCTGACGGCAGATTGTTCTGCGCCATGCGCACGTTCACGGGCCATCCCTATTATGCTATTTCCGCCGATGCAGGGAAAACATGGTCGAAACCGGAAGTGCTCCGCTACAATGACGAGAGCGTCCCGATGCTCCATCCGATAAGCCCTTCGCCGATATACGAAGTGGAGGACGGCGTCTACGCGCTTTTCATCCATAATCATAACGGCAATTTCGGTCCGTGGACGGGCGGAGATGCCGAAAAGCCGGGCGATTCGCTCTGGCATAGGCGTCCGATATGGATACTCCGGGGTACGTTCATGCCCAACGCAAAACAGCCGCTTCATTTTTCTCCGCCGCGATTCCTCATGGATAATGACGGCGTTGCACTTGGTTTCGGCAACGGGCGCACCGACCTTGCGATGTATGCGAGCTGTACGCGGCGCAACGGGAATGCGGTGTTATGGTATCCAGAACGGAAATTCTTCCTGCTTGGCAAGAAGCTCAAAGGCTTATACTGA
- a CDS encoding alpha-L-fucosidase, producing MSAKGSWYGDRCYFGMHYDMHVRTDDTDIGARLTVDDIAANLKAMKCDWVQTDCKGHPGVTGWKSTVPAATVNAHIHNDMMTVWRAATKRLKLPLHCHYSGIIDHAAAEKFPAWKVVPNPSQKKPPEMHRLCPRSPYLDELLIPQMKELIDRYDVDGFWVDGDLWGVDPCYCSACRRVFTEETGIIEPPVELSDANWPLWMKFHRASFDAYVKKYCDAVHAHRPGVRVCSNWLQTFGDPGEPTAPTDWISGDNTPVFGLDSSRCEARFISTREKPWDIMLWNFYCSGGFEHLDTSPWTAKPAEMLMQEAAVSLAFGGHVQIYESPQYIRDGRLVPWRSKRIGEAASFIKARRAVCSGTETIPQIAVLHSEHHYRSLPSNNLHWGYDADAVRGAVFSILESSYGVDVLDEWALFPHLADFPVVVIPEQYNMSNAMVNALKQYAVAGGRLLVAGAKCLDRFGAEFFGVKSEGITDVKEKVNGEPKSLYPFKNSHFCVSSALGVTPVFSKELHRVIPAGADAHSYFWTTPIPDDDRAPFAAATVYRVGKGYAAYIPFDVFKDFKTNRYIMERAFIGEVIASMRPDLSIRVKAPAAIDVVLRKKGTASIVHFINRASGIPNQPNNGVIDEIPGVGPMTITAALPRRPKKVELSLEKGTLSWKYTPGKKGRGVLSITLPRVHIHAAVLID from the coding sequence ATGAGCGCGAAAGGCTCCTGGTACGGCGATCGATGCTATTTCGGCATGCATTATGATATGCATGTGCGCACCGACGATACTGATATCGGCGCACGACTGACCGTCGACGATATTGCCGCCAATCTCAAAGCAATGAAATGCGACTGGGTACAAACCGACTGCAAGGGACATCCCGGCGTCACCGGATGGAAAAGCACTGTGCCTGCGGCGACGGTGAATGCTCATATTCATAACGACATGATGACGGTGTGGCGCGCGGCGACGAAACGGTTGAAGCTTCCGCTCCATTGTCACTACTCAGGAATCATCGATCATGCGGCCGCGGAAAAATTCCCCGCATGGAAAGTGGTGCCCAATCCATCGCAGAAAAAGCCGCCGGAAATGCATCGCCTCTGCCCGCGTTCGCCGTATCTCGATGAACTTCTCATACCGCAGATGAAAGAGCTTATCGACCGCTATGATGTGGATGGCTTTTGGGTGGACGGTGATCTCTGGGGCGTCGATCCCTGCTACTGCAGCGCCTGCCGCCGCGTGTTCACCGAAGAGACGGGTATCATCGAGCCGCCGGTTGAACTGAGCGATGCGAATTGGCCGCTCTGGATGAAATTTCACCGCGCGAGTTTCGACGCGTATGTGAAAAAATACTGCGATGCGGTACACGCGCACAGACCCGGCGTCCGTGTCTGCTCGAACTGGCTTCAGACATTCGGGGATCCCGGCGAACCGACAGCGCCCACGGACTGGATAAGCGGGGATAATACACCGGTGTTCGGGCTCGATTCAAGCCGCTGCGAGGCCCGCTTCATTTCCACACGGGAAAAACCGTGGGATATCATGCTCTGGAATTTTTACTGCTCCGGCGGCTTCGAACATCTCGATACATCTCCGTGGACGGCGAAACCGGCAGAAATGCTCATGCAGGAGGCGGCTGTCTCGCTCGCGTTCGGCGGCCATGTGCAGATATATGAATCCCCCCAGTACATACGCGATGGACGTCTTGTTCCCTGGCGATCGAAACGCATCGGCGAGGCCGCATCGTTCATCAAAGCGCGGCGTGCCGTCTGCTCAGGCACCGAGACCATACCGCAGATTGCGGTTCTTCACTCCGAACATCATTATCGAAGTCTTCCATCGAATAATCTTCATTGGGGGTACGATGCCGACGCCGTGCGCGGAGCGGTGTTCTCGATACTGGAATCGTCCTACGGTGTCGATGTTCTCGACGAATGGGCGCTCTTTCCGCATCTTGCCGATTTCCCGGTGGTTGTAATCCCCGAGCAGTACAATATGAGTAATGCGATGGTGAATGCATTGAAGCAGTATGCTGTCGCCGGCGGGCGTCTCCTCGTGGCGGGGGCGAAATGCCTTGACCGCTTCGGGGCCGAATTTTTCGGCGTAAAAAGTGAGGGTATTACCGATGTAAAAGAAAAGGTGAACGGTGAGCCGAAAAGTCTCTATCCGTTCAAGAATTCCCATTTCTGTGTTTCCTCAGCGCTCGGTGTGACGCCGGTGTTCAGCAAAGAGCTGCATCGCGTCATCCCGGCAGGCGCGGATGCGCATTCGTATTTCTGGACAACACCGATACCCGACGATGACCGCGCCCCGTTCGCCGCGGCGACGGTATATCGCGTCGGGAAGGGATATGCCGCATACATACCATTCGATGTTTTTAAGGATTTTAAGACGAATAGATATATCATGGAACGGGCGTTCATAGGCGAAGTGATAGCGTCGATGAGACCCGATCTTTCGATACGGGTGAAAGCCCCTGCGGCGATAGACGTCGTCCTTCGTAAAAAAGGCACGGCAAGCATCGTACATTTCATCAATCGCGCATCGGGCATTCCCAATCAGCCGAACAACGGCGTCATCGATGAGATCCCCGGCGTGGGACCGATGACGATAACCGCAGCGCTGCCGCGCCGTCCGAAAAAAGTGGAGCTCTCCCTTGAAAAAGGCACGTTGTCGTGGAAATATACGCCGGGAAAGAAAGGACGCGGCGTGCTGTCAATTACGCTTCCGCGTGTGCATATTCACGCAGCGGTACTGATAGACTGA